In Mangifera indica cultivar Alphonso chromosome 7, CATAS_Mindica_2.1, whole genome shotgun sequence, the genomic window AGGAGAGGAAGAAGACACAAAGTAGAAGGAGAggcaagagaaagagaaaggaaaaagtaTAGCCATCTAGAGAAAACAACAAAGATataaaaggagaagaagaaaaaggcttGGTTTTTCCATGGAAGTTAGCCTGAAAATGGCAAACATGCTTAGCGTACAGCGTGATTTGAACCTGAAAGAGACTGAACTCTGTCTGGGATTGCCTGGTGGTGGCAAAACTGAACCTGAAACACCCAAGGCCACTGGAAAAAGAGGTTTCTTTGAGACTGTTGATTTGAAACTTCATCTTCAGTCTAAAGAAGCCGTGGATCTGAACAAGAATGTCAAAAATATTGTTTCTCCAAAAGAGAAGAAACTCCTCCCATCTTGCACCAAGGATCCAGCCAAACCACCTGCAAAgtatgtttcttttttcttcactttgTTTTATCTTATGATCTGCTCTTTCTTCCAATCAAATATTCCACGAACTTGCTTgttcttaaattaaataaacaaagttTGTTTGGATTTCAGAACTCAGGTTGTGGGTTGGCCACCAGTTCGATCTTATCGCAAGAATATAATGGCCCAGAAAAACCCAAGTGAGGAAAATGAGAAGGCGAGCGGCAGCAGTGCAGCGTTTGTGAAGGTTTGCATGGATGGAGCTCCATATCTTCGTAAGGTGGACTTGAAGATGTACAAGAGCTACCAAGAGCTCTCTGATGCATTGGCCAAGATGTTCAGCTCCTTCACCATGGGTAACTTGAGACCTTTATTTCATTGAAACCCTTATTTCAATAACATCATTTGATCTTATTCTAGTGTTAGAGGCACAGTGTACAAGTTATAATCATCATTTTTCTGATAAATGGTTTGTTTGCAAATGTATAGGTAATTATGGAAGCCAAGGGATGATAGATTTCATGAATGAAAGCAAGCTGATGGATCTCCTGAACAGCTCTGAGTATGTGCCAACCTATGAAGATAAGGATGGCGACTGGATGCTCGTGGGCGATGTTCCATGGGAGTAAGTTCTTCATTCCTCtgaaaaccctaaattaaattcaatttaagtaTAGTCATATACATACTTCAACAACAATAACTGCTTACACAACATAACATATCAACTTAATTAGATCCATTGCATTGCATGTTACCATGCTAACTAGCTAGGCTGGCACCTTCAAGATTCAAAGTCCATTTATaaacattattaaattatacataattctttttcattttttcatttttacttagCAATCCTTATAATCCTTTGATCTTCTACAGGATGTTTGTTGACTCATGCAAGCGCCTGCGCATAATGAAAGGATCTGAAGCCATTGGGCTAGGTATATATGCATGGTTATTAACACAATTAGATCAGGAAATattctgattttattaattaacataaatttttgttgaattttttcaGCTCCAAGAGCAATGGAGAAGTGCAAGAAGCAGAACCTGAATTAATTAACCAtggtttaattactttatatttgTGGCTTGCTGGTCTTAATTGTTAAGTACTCCCATATATCCTAGCTAGCTCCAAGACTAAAACCATTAAACCAAGAAATTGCAGAGAAAAAGATGGATGGATTGAGCTAGCTGGGTACCTGTTTTCTATGGATGTGTTGTCTGTATTTTTATCATCTGATGATGGTATATAGATATCAAAGATCTAGACATTTGTAATGGACAAGAAGCAATAAACTGAAACCTAGTGTCTGCAGGCTTAATGTTTATTGCTAATTTCTGGCTTGTTTAGTAATCACCTTgtgaatctttcttttttttttttggggttgtCCTTCTTGTCAAAGTTTGTTGAGTGTTTTATTCCTtgaaaatttctaatttaatctTTGAAAGATTCTTCACAccatttatttggttttttataaTTACTAGTTTCtgatgaataattattttatttcggTACGAAGTTTCATAGAGGGAACAAAGCCATGTGCCTGTTGATGGGGCTTGCATTCATGGCCATTTGTTTATGTGCTTGGGATAAGCAAGATGGTGAATGTAGGCTGGCTGAGTGactgaatgaatgaatgaatgtagttccaatttttttatttatggagGACCTGCATCTTCTGTTTAtgcttattttataaaattttttattgaattttttgggatcaattcaattgattatccctacataaataatgttttaattaatttataattaaagtttCCTTGGATCGGGAAGTAGCCTCATGTTCTTTGCTTGTtcgtattaaaattattttataaattattatattaaataaatcaatattttaataacgtgataaaaatttaaattcaaatctttattataaaaattttaatacttagcatttaattatatataattaatgatctGAAAAGGGTAACTTGCCTATCAATAGAATTAAATTGAGATAAGACGTGAAGTGTATTGGGGGAACATGAAAATCTAATTCAAAATGTTgaaagttgattgattttaagACTGATGGGattattcaaaatgaaatgATACGAAAAAGGGGAGAGGATTCAATGAATTAAACTCCTGTTTACAATTACAAACAGCTAGCTTGGGAACGAATTGTCTCAATCAGTTGCTCAATAATATTGTCGACATCGATCTCCTTGTACTTATGCTTGCTTTAATTATTTGGGGTTTTCattccaaattttttattttaattttggataatgtgagtaaattttggtttttaagattactaatatgttttaaaaggttttaatatataattttgggcTATTATAAGCTAGATAAAgtgttatattaaatattatattagaagtAGAATTGGATAATATGAGAGAGAATTTTGGGTCATATTAAATTAATCTGAACATAGTTTATATCAGGTTAGGGTTAAAAGATATCATTATGATTCTAATTCGAGTTAAATCAGATTGAAAATCTTTGACTTGAGACTTAAATTAACACGAAATAAACACTACTGATTACATTAACTATTAGATCATTATATTGTATGAATACTTCTTAGATAGTTCCAAATGATGTAATTAGATACTGATCAATTCTTTATATTTGGTCAAGTGAAAATTACGGTACGAAAGGAtgttatatgataataattattgtattaagagtaatactatgtgctttaataatatatataaatgttgacATGTCATCACttgattagatgttactttctttttaatttaaaattttttaatcatatgataatacactAATGTTTGTGCATATATTTGTTCTAATTGGTAatgcatataaaattattgaattattgaatcACGACCATTTctatagataaagaaaaagaatgcaTATCAAAcgatgaatattaatttatgtattaatgataatatgtcattatatgtaattaaatattattttatttataatttaaaattacttaattatattataacacaGTAGtaatacttaaattaattttgaataatattacgcgtatacacatttatatatgttattacatgattgaatattattttatttttaatttagaattatttaattatctaataatatatataaatatgtatttaaaataaatacacataattttattaataagtttttattCGAGGCACAAATAAGTTTGTAATATTGGGCTTTAAACATTAATATGAGCTTGATAATATATTGGGCCAACACTAGAGATGCTGATGAAGTTGTTGGATTCACCTATCCATAGCTCTAGATGTTGTAACTTTTAGGccttctttattattattactattatttttgcAAAAAGATTTATTCCAACTCAAGATTCATTGAACTTTCAAATTGGTGTccgttaattattaaaaatttaaatttttatttataaattattaaaattaaaaaaataaattattttaagataaaattattatttaattagttatatattaaaaataataaaattttattttatttatcttttagtttaaaaaattaataattttcttaagattaagttttgaaaaatcatattttctttcatatggttttattttcaaactatcCTTCTTTGACAACTGAAATCTGTGACCTCTCTTTCTCTGTCATTGATGATCtctttttaatatcttttttcataAATCCATCATCAGTTagacaaattttaatatttttatcttaaataaaaatgaattgtcTTTGTTAAGTAATTCAATaaagcttgggtgggaacaagtcttttcaCCTTGTTTTGTTCTTAACTCTTTAGACTTTGACTACACCCAAAAAGGCCCATGGGATCAAGGTCATCATTCAACACGCATGTTTGATTTTTGACCCCCGCAAGAAAAGGAAAGTTTACTTCacatttaaattaaagtaattttattattcatctgacattatttaattttttaaatgcattaaatatatttattatttataaaaataacttattttttatttattaaaacattgcaataactaaaaaaaatgcTCTAATTATTctgaaaaaagattttaaaaaatgtttctttGCATTggtgattaaaaagaaaaagaatttaaagaaAACATTGATTTTTATACAACATATAAGTAATGTGAGATGAGaacataaaatgaaatataattaattgttcttaaaaaaaaaagtctaattattaaaaaaatattgacgGAAATAATTAATCTGaccattaaaaaaatctttaataaatttcaataagaccatttattattataatttattacaaattCTCGTTTTTGAACAACTCATAAATTAAACCGGGTTCAAATATCATTACTAATGTGAAATTTTtgttaagtatataattaagattgaatttaaaCCGAATTAACTCAAGCTCAAATCTATGTATTGAACTAAAGCTAATGCACCAGCTTGCCTTGAGTATAAAGGTTTGTCAATATCATTGCATCGGAACTCGCTTTTttaatgattcttcttctttggtAACTTGTTGTCTTCTTTGATATTACTGTTTAAccacaaatcaaattaaattcgatcTCAAATTGACTGTTCTAACTTCGAATTGacttttgattgatttaatttgaatccaaccAAGTATACTAATCTCTTAAAAAACCGCCCAACCAAGGGCCAACAAATTACAATCTGAAAGCAATCAGTTgctctaaatttaaattaacaataaacaataaatgGGCAGTAACTGAGATCAAATGACAGGGTTATTTAATCAGATTCTTATTCAAGCGCAAGTGGTCTGTTACAACTAAAGTCAACTTCCAACTCAAGGTTGACCAGGCTGGTCTAAACACGAGCTCATGCTAAAAACTTCCAGGAAGAGACTCAACTCACATTGTATATGAAACCTGTCAAAACattttcataaagaaaacaaacattTCAAGTTTATAACATCTCTCACACAGACACAGGCATTCAAAGGAGCCAACTTCATTTCTGACACCCATATATTCTCCGGTAGGAATAGAATGAGAAGACAACCTCATAATTGAAACTGgcttttgatataaaataatgcaacctaaaatttgaaatgctATGACTTTAACAAGATTACTTGTCTGTATGAATTCAGAAAAAATTGCATCACTCTACAGAGACAGGaaacattttatatttctaCATACTAGTTCAATGAAAATGACTTCAAAGTTAATAAAACAAGACTTCAGAGAACCCATACCTAACCAAATGCTTAATGCAAAACCATGAACTATTCAAATATCAAGTCTTTGTTTATATGACAAAATTACACAGAAATTCGTACTGGAGAATTTAATGTCCAGAAGAATAGATATGCAGGAAAATCTGAAAAACATACTCAAGTGTGAAAGGATAAGCAATTCAATTTCAGATTAgtcagaagaaaaaaaaaattaggttcaGATACATCTGGCTCATATGAGACTGAAAAGCCTGCATGATAAAAAGTGCACGTAATTTAAGCTGGCACACAGATCAAGATcacagataaaataaaataaatctttaagGTCAAAAAGATATAGCTTAGTCCTTAGAAATGTTAAACACTAATTCATGCTCCCCAAAAAAATATCTGATCTTGCTCCATTTTATTAGTCCATCATCAGCTTAAGCTGCTGGGAGAACAAATCAATGGCTACCCCTCTACCCAAGATAATCTCACCCTACAACAGATACAGGCATGAGGCCTTCCCATTCAAatatcccatcagaactccaaTTACagcaacaaaattttcatttccagTGCTAAAAAGAAGACAAGACAAAGAACTAACATCTATAAAAGGTGGAGTTTCGTCTATGAATAATGGTTATGTGGTTTCAGAGcttgaaagagagaaagagaaagcaGATGATGAAGAAATTATCATAGGTAAAGAAGACATGAGGAAGCTAGCAGACACTTGGTTAGAAATTCATGGTCTGGATAATTGGGAAGGCATGCTTGACCCTTTGGATCCCCTCCTGCGATCTGAACTAATAAGATATGGAGAAATGGCTCAAGCTTGTTATGACGCATTTGATTCTGAAACATTCTCCAAGTACTGTGGCAGTTGCAAATATAGGCCTACCAAGTTTTTTGAGTGTCTTGGTCTCATGCAACATGGGTATGAAGTAGCCTCTTACATCCATGCTTCATGTGAAATCAATCTCCCAGACCTTTTCCAGAGATCAATATGTCCTGAAGCATGGAGTCAAACAGCAAATTGGATTGGCTATGTTGCAGtatcaaatgataaaatgtCAGCACATCTTGGACGGAGGGATATAACCATTGCTTGGAGGGGCACACTGACAAGGCTGGAGTGGATTGAAGACTTTATGTACTTTCTAAGGCCAATTTCATTGAAGAAGATCCCTTGTCCAGATCCAAGGGTCAGAGTCGAGTCCGGGTTCCTTGATCTCTACACAAACAAGAATAAAAGTTGCCAGTTGTGCAAACGCTCAGCAAGAGAACAAATTTTAGCAGAAGTCAAGCGATTAATACAGCAATACAAGGATGAGAATTTGAGCATAACAATCACAGGTCACAGTCTAGGAAGCGCACTAGCAATACTGAGTGCATATGACATAGCAGAGACTGGGATAGATGTCATGGACAGTGGGAAGGTTGTACCTACATGTGTCTTCTCATTCTCAGGACCAAGAGTCGGGAATATCAGGTTTAAGGAACGGCTTGAAGAACTTGGGGTGAAAATATTGAGAGTGGTGAACATTCATGACAAGGTACCACAGGCACCTGGGATATTTTTCAATGAGCACATACCACTGGCACTTCGAAAACTAGGCGAAATGTCTCTGTGGCTTTACTCGCATGTTGGGGTGGAGCTTGCTCTGGATCACAAGGACTCCCCCTTCCTGAAAGAGACAAGTGATTTGGGATGCTTCCATAATTTGGAAGCTCATCTACATCTACTTGATGGGTTAGTATACCCTTCTTTAGCATTTAGAAAGAATTCCATATTGAGCCAAGGTACTCCGGTCGGTATGTCACACCATatacaataaaatcattaaagCATGCTCATCACTTAAGTACTTCTTGGGCCCACAAGAGTCAGCAATTTTACATCAACCTAATATCCAGAAAAATTTTGCAACCCTTTGCAACTGTAGAAACACTGAATAAAATTGCAGTTATGCGTAGAAAGCAAAAGTTCTAGGTATAATTTTAGGGTATGTAAAAGCCACAAAATTTTCCAGGGCTACCAAACAATTGAAGCTATGGCAGGAGAAAATATGTTATGTTCCACTAAACATTCAGAACTAATTTAGATCTTATGTTATGAAATCTTCATTATATACACTCAGTCTTTctggaaaaacaaataaatgcagCAATTTCTGAATCAGAATCAACAATTTTGGAAAATACATTATTATGCAGTCTTGTTCTTTTGTCATCACACATTGCACCCAACAAAAGCCACAACTATTGGATGTTAAGGGCAGGATAGGTcttcaatgataatatatcattcatTTTTGTCTACTATTAAACAGATATCACGGGAAGGGCCAAAAATTTGTGCTTACCAGCAGAAGGGATATTGCATTAGTGAACAAAGCAAGTGACTTCTTGAAGAAGCAATTCTTGATCCCACCGAAATGGCAGCAAAGTGAGAACAAAGGACTGGCGAGAAACCAAGAAGGCTACTGGGTGCAGCCTGAACGGCCAAATCCCAGGGATCATTTATAAGTAGATCACCATTGCCAAAAATCTGTATTTGCATTACTATGAGATTTACACATAATATGGCAATTGAAACAAAATAGTAATTCTATAAGGATAGTTAGGAGAGCCATGAAGTGATAGATGAGATAAGACAAACATTAGATTGGATGTCTCAACTGAAGgtcaaaaagaaaactttcCAACTTTACTAAAAGTTCTGTGAATTGAATTAATAAGTTTGTCTAGTTTGCTCAGCTATGGCCAAACATTTATTCATGAGAATAATGTTCTGCTCTTAAAATGTAGTACAGTGTGatgattatgttatttttccaGTTTGGCCATCAGTAACAATTAAATTACATGATAGCAACAATTTGTCTGGCCTTCGAGATAACAGTAGCACTATACAGCTCACTTTATAAATAATGGAGCAATTAAACTTCCAATCATTTCAATCAAAACACCAATAAACTTTTTTGCGATAGACATTTTGAACAACTAAATCTGAAGGCAGTCATGCAAAAACTAGAGGGGACTATATATCCTTACAGAAGCATAAATCTACAATTTTTGGTGTGAATAATCAACGGTCTTTACCCtttttcagagaaaaaaaaaagcggGGGGCACAACTAAGACAAAACAAGTGAAGCAAATATGGGCACAaccaaaaatgaaagagagagtTGCATATATAATATTGAGGCATCATATTGACAACAATAAGATGGGAATGTAACTATAAAAATTACCCCTAGCAAAACAGAAATTAACTAATTGGTCAGTACGTGAATGATTTAAGATTCATTTGAATATCGCATAACTTCCTCTTGATGCAGTTGAGCCAACTGAAACACAAGCATAGAATTaccattagttatatcattctAAAATCTGAACCACATCCATTGAGGCCAAACATATATACAGTGCCTGAAGAAACTAAACCCAAATACCAGCTTAACCAATAATGTAACAAAACGGTTACTTGGTAATCTTGAGACaataaaatagaaacaaaagaaacaattactgattatattattttgcaGAAACCATTATTTTAATACACTGCACTGATTATGCACAACACAGAATATATTCCACGTAAATATGCACATTCACAACCCCACAGAAAAGGATTAAAAGACCACAAACATGagattataaaaaatgtttcttTGGTCACATAAACTGTAAATCAGAGCCAAAAACTGATAGCAAAACCATACTAAGCTTAGCAAGATGTCCAATATCTATAcctcttttaaaaaaatatcaaacaatttCTTATACATCTTCTAACCAACAGATATGAGGAAAGAACAATGTACAAAGGTAGACAAAGACTAAAGAGCAACACCTTTTCATTCACGGTAATTGGTCAGGCTGAGAAAAGAAATCTTTGGCATTATGCGCTAACTCTGCTTCAAGTACAGTCCTGATCCTTTTAAACTCCACACCATATCATTTGTGAGTTATTAAAGATAACTGTAAACTAGAGAAAAATTCTTTCAATAAATTTCCATTCATGCttgttaaaaaatcatttaaagaaTTATGTCAGCTTAATCACCAATGTATTAACATGCAATAGGTCAAAAGTAAAATTGCTTCCAAGAAAAAGTTCATAACCATATTTTATCAgagaattttcagtttttatcacttgtagagaaaaaaaaaaggatagagATCAAATGTTTACTAGAAGATTAAATCacagaaaaattttaactttgcaATCTGGACGCATGCCAGTGCATTCAGCCGATACTGGAAGAACAGTAAACAAACTAGCTTCATCTTCAGAATTTTATTTCTCTGTAATGCCCTTCAAAGAACCACTCTTCATAGTGTTAGATTCAGCCAGTCTTGCATATGCAGTTGCTTGGCTGTGTAAATCTAATGAGCCAGATGATTTGGACCTCTTGCCCTAAAAGGTCCATACAAAGGGTGTAATGGACATGAAAGGCAGGCTTTGTTATAAGGAATAAATTTAGTCATCCTAAGATTTAAAAACCTTTAATACAGTGTCTGTTGACAGAAAGTCTCCTTCACATTTTTTGAATGAAGCTTGCCCATTAACAAGGACAACTGGAAAGGCAGTCaagttaattatataacatGCATAAGCAGAAAGTAAAGAAATGTTAAGGCTGAGAATACTACCATCATGATTAGAAGTAGGTTCTGGAGGACTGTCCATCAGCTTTGGAGTCAAGGGCCTGGGTTAATAAGAGATACACTTTTGATTTCATACCAAACTGCCTCTAGCTGTTGCATTGCATCTTAGAGTTCTTTTTGTACCCAAAATATACAAGAATGACAAAAGATGCAAAGCATTTCCAGAAGCTGTGGTTATTGCCATTTTCATAAACTAATTACAGGATGTCAAAACACCTACATGTGGCCACAACTCAGATCTCTACTAACTTCACTTTGCTAAGAGGTAAATGAGAGAGCAAAGGTAACAAGAAGGAACCAAACTTAACACAGGCAGATCATTTCCCCTATATAGCTGTAAGAGGAGTTAAAAGGGAAGGGAGTTGGGCATATCACCCTTccaaacaaacaaatatcattTCTTCCACAAATGTGCAAAAGAGGggataaagataaaagaaacaCTATTAAAAGGAGAGAAACCTCACAAGGCTTCTGCACAAGTTTTATGTTACAACACACTcaattaattactatatattGCACATAAATGTGCACTAGGATAAACAGAAAAGTCATCTCCCTTCCTTGTCCACAAACAACACAATATAGTAACATCATTTAGAGGAACATCCAAAGAGAACTAGCTGTCACTCCCATTAAGGACAagaattaatttagaaaaaaaaagggttaaaatAGGAACCTGGCGTGCTTGAGACTGTTGCATAACATTTTCAAATTGGCCACGAGCTAACTGAACGCATCCAATGGCTTGACCAGCTAATCTCCCAGCTGTTCTCGCAAATTTGGGGAGGTCTTTAGATCCTACAACACGTAAAACATCAAACACGGTTCAATTTATGTTTCCAAAACGCCTAATAAAAGAACCAACTCCAAGTGTACGTATATAGATATGGGTTGGTTAAGATTTAAGTCAGAAAATTACATGAAATATTATcagttaattttttcttcaaaactaTCATACTAAGAGAGAGGATAGTTTGAAGTTTCTGAGTTCTGTTCTATTTTAAGTCACAAGAAGGGAGCGAAAGGGGATACAAACATGAGCAGCACTGGCACCGATTATGAGGAAGAGCTCTCCGTACGAAATACCTAACATAATGTAAACTTTCCACTTCTGTTTCTTACTGGGTTATCAACAACAAAGAGGGAGTTGCGTAGAGAATCTTTCCAATTTACAACAAAATCACAAAGAAACGACTACGAAGATGTAATCTCACAACACAGAGTAACAGCTTAAATTCGGAATATAATTTAAGCAGAActacaaattttatgaaatataataCTTGGTTCACTTTAATAACTCTTAGTGTGAAACCCAGAAGGTTTGTAAAATTATCATCAGAGCTACATAAAACTGCCAGTTTCAAATTTCTGGAGGCTGGCCGTCAGAGTGAGGAGACGTGCTGGTGGCCAGCATGAAGCACACTATGCTGCTTAGAGATTTTGTTGAGTTTGCGGCGGCGTAGTTAGCTGAGATAGAGGCAGCCGTTGATTAGTAGGCTGTTTCATCGATCGGCGGTGATATCGTGAAGAGGCATTTTGGTCGTggtgtttcaaaaatttaaaaacaaaagtatATACTTTTcaagaaaagagaaacaaaattaaaaacatataattgaATGGGTGGGTCGGATCTTTTAATGAAGCCCGATGGGTCAATAGGCTTGACTCAAAACCAAACCGACCCATCTGAAGCAGCCCAATAGAggtcttattgatatttttgaaataaatatcaaaagattccagtaatttattttctaaagaTTTTTTTAGATGTACCCTCTAAATTTTTTGGCTGGTCTTGAACTTGAATCTCTCcaaggccaaatgactgtttcctacctaaggtttgatgaaaagatttttctactctctaaattttaaaaaaccaagtTCTCATATTAATCTACTTTCATTaactaattttgtttattttttttagaaataattattttgcttaTTTATTGTGAttacaaaattgtttttaaacaattaatataaacattaaattattaatatatccttatcagtttaaattttttattattaaacctttaaaaatatcaaaattctaaccaactttaaaatgttatgtttTATTCGATTTTTGGAAAgtgtaattgttttttttaattattaaagaacatacaaaaattttaaaattttaaaaaacaccccaaactttttttaaattttcaaaacctcctaaaaatttattaagtcCCTtctagtttcaaaaattaagttcacccccaaactttcaaaaataaaataaaaaatttatgcaaaataacctttcaaaataaaaaaaatatggatttggtaatcaaattattcattatattacttatcatgtTAAATAAAAGAAGATCGATAGAAtgtaaagtttttaataaaacttagaTTACTTGATAAAAGATTATCTAAAATCAAATGCTTTTGCATTCCAATTTCAAAATATGAGCAAAATGGGAAAATAAGATATGAATACGAGTAGATATACAGCCCATACgaaattatttacaaaatgcAAGCagggatttttttttgaattataataataagatatgAATTATTTCTAATACTGTTGGATCTAATTTCGAATTGATAACTGTGAGCtctatctaaataaaataatattgattttttaattttgtttttcggTGGAAAAAGATGCCCGGCGTCAGTTGCatgtctaatttttaaaaagtccAAAAAAAGTCAAAGTTTAAACTGGAGTACGCAAAATCCAAATTTAGAACATTTGTACGTTacaaagtcaaaataaaaaatcttccAAATATTTGAGCTAGTCATTTGAAATGAGCAGTGGTCCGCTAAGGTCAGGTCTAGTCAGCCGTTCTGAGGGATTATAAAAGAATACGAGGTCCCATACGCAGCGTATATTCGTACCATTAATGTTCgggaaaaaattgaaataattacaAGGATTCCTTTCCTTGTTTAGTGGTGGTGTTTATGTGGGCGAGAGTGGGATGCGATTGTGAAGATGATGGTTAAGAAGAACGATGGGACCAGACGGGAATGTGGTGCTGGCGGACCCACAGACGGTTGTTGTATCGAAGAAGAAAACGCAGTCGTCTCGGAGTTGGATACTTTTTAACCGTACGGGCCAGAGCACCGTTTTGGATGTCGACAAATACGCTATCATGCACCGCGTCCAAATCCACGCGCGTGATCTCCGCATCATCGATCCTCTGCTCTCCTACCCCTCCACTGTTCTTGGTCGTGAGAAAGCCATTGTTTTGAACTTGGAGGTcgatttcaatttcattttgaaaatttttaatctgtATTTGTTCATTTtccttaatttatttgtttttgttcttgtttGTGGCAGCATATCAAGGCAATTATCACCGCTGAAGTGGTAAGcggaaatgaaattattattattttattcttttttaattttaatcgaGTTGTTCTGGAATATGTGTCCTAGTGTTAGTAAAGTTTTGTTGTATTGATAGGTATTGCTGCGAGATCCACTGGATGAAAACGTGATTCCG contains:
- the LOC123220213 gene encoding auxin-responsive protein IAA14-like; this encodes MEVSLKMANMLSVQRDLNLKETELCLGLPGGGKTEPETPKATGKRGFFETVDLKLHLQSKEAVDLNKNVKNIVSPKEKKLLPSCTKDPAKPPAKTQVVGWPPVRSYRKNIMAQKNPSEENEKASGSSAAFVKVCMDGAPYLRKVDLKMYKSYQELSDALAKMFSSFTMGNYGSQGMIDFMNESKLMDLLNSSEYVPTYEDKDGDWMLVGDVPWEMFVDSCKRLRIMKGSEAIGLAPRAMEKCKKQNLN
- the LOC123221347 gene encoding phospholipase A1-Igamma2, chloroplastic-like → MATPLPKIISPYNRYRHEAFPFKYPIRTPITATKFSFPVLKRRQDKELTSIKGGVSSMNNGYVVSELEREKEKADDEEIIIGKEDMRKLADTWLEIHGLDNWEGMLDPLDPLLRSELIRYGEMAQACYDAFDSETFSKYCGSCKYRPTKFFECLGLMQHGYEVASYIHASCEINLPDLFQRSICPEAWSQTANWIGYVAVSNDKMSAHLGRRDITIAWRGTLTRLEWIEDFMYFLRPISLKKIPCPDPRVRVESGFLDLYTNKNKSCQLCKRSAREQILAEVKRLIQQYKDENLSITITGHSLGSALAILSAYDIAETGIDVMDSGKVVPTCVFSFSGPRVGNIRFKERLEELGVKILRVVNIHDKVPQAPGIFFNEHIPLALRKLGEMSLWLYSHVGVELALDHKDSPFLKETSDLGCFHNLEAHLHLLDGYHGKGQKFVLTSRRDIALVNKASDFLKKQFLIPPKWQQSENKGLARNQEGYWVQPERPNPRDHL